The genomic interval gcaccgactaagccaactatcacacgcaccttgctcccgtaactcgtcttcctacttgctagatagtttcctaaagtataccagccttcctaatcccctgacatctttcacaatcaacccactatattcaaccccatttaaagcattaatatacaacccttccatcatcacagatctaggtctgagtaaaggatccccagataccaatatcaaactacaaaagcatattagtcaaaattggtcaaatcatcttattatatatactgatgcttcaaagctgtctccagaaggttgtgttggtgctgcatgttgggttcctgtttacagaattgttttaaaatttaaatgccctcccgagtcttctgtgtttaccggagaggccattgctcttttggaagcaatcctgtttgcactgtcccataacgtacaacagacggttattctgactgactctttaagctgtttaatgtctattaaagaaaacccctttcgcagcaaatcacgatttcccattatcttaaaaatccggaaggctctgctctcttgcaatcaaaaaggactattcatcttactggtttggattccaagccactcaggtattccaggaaacgagactgctgactcttgtgccaaaacagctgttgagtcaggttctctagatcattttaaaaattcatcgcatgacctatgtactcttgccaaaacatatatggaaacagcctggaaaattttttggaatgattccaaattggttaagggtaagttttacgctaccatccaacaaaacataccaagacaaccctggttttgtcactctcggagtacaaatcgctggacttcatccacaatttcccgattgcgtcttggtcatgctagcacacctgtacatctggccaaactccggataagggacaactccatctgtgagtgtggcttggatgagggcactataactcatattatttttaactgtcccaaacttacctatcccctctatgacgttcttcctcccaaagtcccccgtcctttgagtgttaaatgttttttaatgtttgtttttagtccttattgtagatttttatgtaaatatatagtaagtaataaaattaaagtgtaatgtacaaaaaatatccgtggtagatatatatgtatgtgttgtctgtgctgccttaggttaaagagctaactagctaataacaactatttcttggtacaaattcaaaattaacttttcattagtttcaccgatcaatctccttcgtgccttcttcatctacaagacattggcgaagtaccttgtgcccagttggcacagacaaaagccataaacaagaattgaattgaattgaattgatctAAACTTGAagagaaaaaacatttttgtaagaAGTTTCGgtgattgtttttatttacaaagaaCAATAGGTAGTAAatacttctttcttctttcaGGTTAAGCTACTTCTTgcgaataatatattaaacggTGAACATGCTGCgtacaaaaatacatatagcATTAAGTGCTATCGGTGCAACATTGGGAATATCtgcatttatatgtttttgcaTTGTTTACGCAAATATCGAGGCTGGAATGTGGGCGTTATTGTCCGGTAAGTGATTTGACTTTAACACCAGCACCAAGTGTACTGATTTATCGTATGACGTCAAATTCATAATCTACTTATTTGTAAAGTTAACACAACAATGTACTATACTCCGCTACATATAGCGCAAATATGCTGACCAGAATGTTCTTGACAACCTTATCTGGATACAAGATGTCATTAGTTTACAAAAATTGTTTTGGCACCTTGATATTGTTGTTGCAAGTGTTGTTGTCGGGGAaggacccgcgccctgtagtagACCGATGATTATCTGTTTATCCTTACTTCACAGTACAGGAGACCAATAGGTCAGATCaaagattataattttgcataaaaatatagTCAAAGATGTGtactaataaaatgaaatatgagTGTCTCTTGAAAAAATGTCCCTGTAGAACTAACAACTTTGCTAActagataaaaaataaccaGGTTAGCAAAGCTTTGAAAGCAGCTAGGTGATACTTGAAATATCCAGGAATTCTTTTCAATTTATCTATAACAGGCAAAAATATAGGATTATACAGccttataagaaataaaattgattcaaaATGTCTAATCAAGGCTtttttgtaggtatacatgCTGGACTAACTCTTATGCTTCACTGTCATTACTTGAAAGAGTCACTTCATGTGAACTTCTCTAGAAAAGCACTTCAGTACCTTGGAGACTTTGGCATAGTTGGCTTTGTGTCAGGCTCAGCCCTAACATTGTTCTACTTATTTTTGGAAATCTATTACAAAACCGGTGAGTCCCAATTTATTAGTAAATCCatcctaacttatattataaatgtggaagtGTACCAGTTTATGCAGTTATTACTTGCAAgggccttttttttttacttgcaaGGGCCTAGGATCCTTTACATTACCTAAAAGGTCAAAGACaaagtaaatttttctttattcaaaggtACTTTTGGTGCATTGGTTACATACAAAAAGTGTACCTAGTAGTGAATAGTGATAgcaataactacattcgtaaacttaaaactaaagctacgaggggaccaaacgcgccttggtgtaagaagaagcccacaacaaattagctgggtgttcttttttttatcaccatcaccaatAGCACAcagagttttaaaaataaccgtTGTTATCTATGTTAAAAGCTAAACCAATCTTATTAAAACCTGATGAATTTAAAAAGATTGCTTTAGCTGTATAATAGCTTTCATCCTGAAGCTATGGAGTGTttgaaaaaccaaaacaaacaatgtcatctagttaataataaaagttttcctgtgcattaaatgttttatatgatGCCTATCAAGCTTATcttgttatttataacttatctCGCCTGTTGAAATTCTATTCTGTAACATGAGTCATATTTGTGAAAGTGATAATGTGAATTATTATCAATAGACTTttgtttttaagaaaacaacagtttttatataaaatgttggtaaattaagaaaaatcgGACATATGTCACTTCTATACCATAAAGACTTTATGAAAAGTatcattgttataattttcattaccaACTTAGCCTACTATGGCTTCCATTGAGTCTTCACTCCGCCTAAGCTTAACCAGCAAatgttttcaaatatattattaaatattcatccatataaatttaatgacattatgtttaattgttacagaacatttatctttaaaaattgaaaaaaacttgTGTGAAATTAGTGATATGTTGGTTACTTTAATTGATAATGAGTGatgtgattttattttcttattaatttttggcTTTTTTCACCCTGCCTGATGGTGGATAACAATGTCTCACTAGTTTCTAAAGCAAATATACTATAActgaaatttatgttttatcagATATCACGCCAATACAATCAAGCATAATCATCCGTATGATATGGTCATTCATGATGCTGAAATGGGGCCTCCTGCTGTACATGTGCACCAAAAAATATTTGCGCACGTACAACGACCACCAGCTGTTCACCGAAAACCCGAACATTGAAGAAACATAATATAGTAATGGTTTTTATTCCACCATGTATGTATAGAATATGTAAGTTCCAGTTAGTGgtttttaagtacattttttttgtatatatttaatgcaCGGCTTCAAACCGGTTTCAAAGAGCCGATATTTATTTGGGTAACACGAATTCCGTAATCTCCGTTTCGTTCGGAAGAAAATGAGTCCGATTTACGCGCCCATTCCGATTCCCGCTCATGCGAGAAGAAAAgcgagcggtcaatcaacccagtcaacgctTAAACGAGGAAACCACTTATTAACCGTGTTAATGGATAGCCGGTTAAAGTAAAGTTTTAACGAACAAAACCGCTATTACTAAATTTTTCCTCtgagtgtaaaaaaaattagcggTTTTTAATCCATTATGTTGATCGCACGTGAAGGTCAGGAATCAAAACTGGTGTCAATGCTgtaaatatatagatttaaatgACTCCCTTCAACATCCAGGAAAATCTGTAATCTGTAATTGTCAGtttttaaagttgttttataAGTCAAACCTTGTGGATATTTCAGCACTACTACTAGATCTGTaactttagtttagtttatagatTTGTGTAAAACCGAATTGGCAACAATGTTGTAACATTCAATGTGTATGCCCTTCCAATTACACGCAAAGCAAGCAAACAAAACACACGTTCTATAATCTCTTCTACACGAAAAGAGACTCGGAAGTATTCTGTAATTCAAATTCACAATAGCGAAGACTAGTTATGTTTGCTTGTCTAGCTAACAAAGGGGATGGGAAGATAATGACAGTTACACAAACCCCAAATGCTCGTAAGGTAGTCAACAAAAAAATCTCTCACCTCTAGAACATATCAACGGCTTTAAGCATGGCAATTGGCAACTAAATTAAGTAGGGATTTCCCCTAAACGAATGTACAATCATCATAGTTACGTTAAAATTTCAAACCGGTTTTAGACCCTGGTATCGGCATTATTTAGCCTAATGTATCGTTTATGAAACCAGTGAAATAGAGAAACCGTATCCAATTCGATTTGGatcaattcaaaataaaaacaaaaaaatgttatgtatcggtttacctttgttttttttttaaaacacgcGGCATAAACCGTTTAAATGAGATTATTTGAACGCTATGAATCATTCCGGTTTCCTTACGGTTAAAAATCGATCAATCAATTATCCGTTAgaacagaaaaatatttttcaaatgtatCGGTTAATTAAAACCGGTTCCGAGCCCTGATTGTAACCAATAACCCTCCTTAAATTTTATGCACTTGATTTTACTAATACCTCCCGAGGGCCTTCGGTTCCTTAGCTACGAGTGTAAACGGTGCAACTGGTTTGTACACAAATCTAAAATCAAGATGCTCTAAAATAAATAGCGAGTTCTGAAAATTCCCAAGAACTTTATACTAAAGAAACAGCACCGTTTTAGTGTAAAATTGAGTTGGTAGGTGTACCTAACTAACAGATTTATTAAAGTAGACGATTTCTTGTTTTTTAAAAGGTGGGTAGATTATGAGGTATTGCTTTAATTAGAATGattaaagaagaaataaaaaagaaggtaCTTATAACATGAAACCTTTGTAAtaaggttaaaataataattatcgggTTCAAAATTCtcttatcataatattttaatttataaaatacttatagtacATTTCACGTAGAAATAGCGCTTAACAGTCTTACTGTAATTACGacgatattttaaattaatgcgAGTGCGTtcgtcttttatatataaatagcttTTACCAGTGACTTCGTCCTCCTAAATATAACTTCCGGGGATGTAAAGTATAGCCTACGTTTCCCTCCGGCACTTATCTATTAATTAAGACTCCACTCTGCTAATCGTCTGGTAGCGCCATTTTACGTGACACCAAGTacaatatgatataatattttaaccaaGTAAAGTTGAAGCCAAACCAACACGTCCACACACGTTAGTGGGAGCGTGCAAATTTGCGTATTACTTACAACCAATAACGAGTCTTGCACAAACCGGCGCAGATTGTGATTGGTCGTAAATTACGACGGGGTTAGCCTcagcttttaagaaaattataaattaaatgttaaaaaataattaacttttaaatcCTTTCATGGCATTTTTGcaatctatatttttaaaatttgcaatgatttgtaaaaaaatagtacattgtaattattattattgatgagCTAGCTCTcaaactaaaattttactataattttaatgaaaacattttgtgatatagtatttattaatttttgcaaACAAATTAGACTGAAAATGGAAGATTGGCGGTATTAAATTAagctttacctttttttttttaaatcagggGAATTAAGTAATAAGTACGAGTttcagtttaaattaataatataaattagtgaGATACGTATGCAtgactgaaaatattttataagtaaaagcAAACATTTcggtattaaaattgtattggtttttaaatgatttaatttaagttttaaaataatttaaactaatgaCCAGGGTACATTATTGGCATTATTAAATTCCTTACTAGCTGTTATCGACTGtcgcaaattaaatatttttaaaatagtattattgtTAAGCCTAAagattttatctatttataatttttaataataaataataaattcgttTTGCAAAATAATTGTTGTGTGATTGTCaaccatttaattttattagaacGTTGAAATCTGGATAGAAgttttagatatttaaatataatataaactttgattaATTATGTACAGTTTAGGTTGCTGATACTTTTATAAGTGAAATTTAACTGAGTCTGACTAACTAAACCGAGATGTAAACAAGGACCGCATTGTAAGGAAGAGATAATCCGTACTCTGTTCTAAAACTCTCAtagttgaattaaaaacattattttctgACGTCGAAGAATGTAGAAAATTCACTGTATCACATGCCCAAAACTAAAAGCTCTAACTTTTCATGGTTTAGTCACAGCTTAGAAATGGTATGGACTAACGCCCGAAGTTAAACCATCTCATCCAGAATCTACAAATGGCGGATTGAAATTACTAATACTATTATACAGGGGCGAGTAGATTTATAGAGATTGGAACAATTGAA from Pararge aegeria chromosome 18, ilParAegt1.1, whole genome shotgun sequence carries:
- the LOC120631439 gene encoding heme transporter hrg1-A-like, with the protein product MLRTKIHIALSAIGATLGISAFICFCIVYANIEAGMWALLSGIHAGLTLMLHCHYLKESLHVNFSRKALQYLGDFGIVGFVSGSALTLFYLFLEIYYKTDITPIQSSIIIRMIWSFMMLKWGLLLYMCTKKYLRTYNDHQLFTENPNIEET